The Microplitis demolitor isolate Queensland-Clemson2020A chromosome 8, iyMicDemo2.1a, whole genome shotgun sequence genome has a segment encoding these proteins:
- the LOC103578822 gene encoding rap guanine nucleotide exchange factor 2 isoform X4, with protein MLKHVGRPTARPRFIVLRKKRGRSGSRSWPGTPYTLSIASSSEIDYSEVHGRMHRPPHPHPIADHRQVNLVFDDTFAPGLTGRPELYQKSNRSSHSSDTSSAYSGSDTMTSVQGSLDADNDEVDFSGLVESIVDSDEEEDLAESMDSLTVRDTVRECLEKDPAERTEEDIEILLEFTQHLKAFTNMTLAVRRALCAVMVFAVVESAGMIVLTDGEELDSWSVLINGAVEIEHSNGEIEQLHLGDSFGILPTMERLLHRGVMRTKCNDCQFVCVTQADYFRIQHQGEENTRRHEENGRVILVTELRGALDGGTRRGHVVIRGTPERLMLQLIEENSITDPTYVEDFLLTHRTFIDSPLLVADQLLEWFAQPQVKDRVARVVLLWVNNHFTDFETDPAMMEFLEAFEAGLEREKMQGQQRLLNIACAAKARTRNITLARPNRDEVLNFSILGGYERGFGIFISKVDKHSKAEDVGLKRGDQILEVNGQRFEHVSHARALEILRGSTHLSITVKSNLLAFKEMLQMPDNSPRPRGRINKPEVPRIPIDPRARLSTHVDPLTPGGQLNPMVGGVPLLIPDNNGSPCKDSKKEHKGFMTLGPKRRFQKALMKMNILPKNIINDGMHADDSLAPPHTPPGTGLQNTTNLYHSRSNPDLTSIYCYDDLRAPDYPEHVLKVYKADQTCKYLLVHKETTAHEVVMLALQEFGITESSSNFSLAEVSVAEGGMIKQRRLPDQLQNLAERIGLSSRYYLKTNGISETLVADEQAPELVRESQVHFLQLNAVEVAIQLTLQDFSIFRQIESTEYVDDLFELKSRYGVPMLSQFAELVNREMFWVVTEVCSEHNLVRRSKIIKQFIKIARQCKECKNFNSMFAIVSGLGHGAVSRLRASWEKLPSKYQRLFSDLQELMDPSRNMSKYRQLVASEQTQPPIIPFYPVVKKDLTFIHLGNDSRVENLVNFEKLRMIAKEVRTLTNMCSSPYDLLTMLERGGQPPSSAMVALNQMTTGNQGGQTATVKRRKKSAAAPNPKKMFEEAQMVRRVKAYLANMKVTTDEERLHALSVDCEPHAGAVAIAAAVPLSGSRGRRHPSPTLSTTSSASSTSEGRKSIQGTKFGAASPQAVRKMLALSDPHKTRPYQPKHCPVLPVPGLALHSSGLEPSPGAPRRVGSGSRMPMHERSHSDTPSGLPAPVDLSAESSSVTSLSNLQPLRKTLTSGSVTSSDSGHSTQLDSHSGSSVEAGGSPPPPQRRHLSMQGCTGAGIGLGTGLPGPMHHSAGTTSFMLAGNNSMVQRSTAVAGPGQCRQPPAYKVAAQMARLHRLGRAHSHEGVTYRTSHEDDDDEAQVSAV; from the exons ATGCTGAAGCACGTGGGACGTCCTACGGCGCGGCCGCGGTTTATCGTCTTGAGGAAGAAACGAGGACGTTCAGGCTCTAGAAGTTGGCCTGGCACCCCTTATACTCTCTCCATCGCTTCTTCCTCCGAG ATCGACTATTCGGAAGTGCACGGAAGGATGCATCGACCTCCGCATCCTCATCCCATTGCCGACCATCGGCAGGTCAATTTGGTCTTCGACGATAcg TTCGCACCGGGCCTGACTGGCAGGCCGGAGCTCTACCAAAAGTCAAACAGAAGCAGCCATTCGAGTGACACGAGCTCGGCGTACAGCGGATCAGACACGATGACATCGGTTCAGGGATCTTTGGACGCAGACAACGACGAGGTCGACTTCTCTGGCCTCGTCGAGTCGATAGTAGACAGCGATGAGGAGGAAGATCTCGCTGAGAGCATGGAT AGCCTAACCGTTCGCGATACCGTGCGTGAGTGCCTGGAAAAAGACCCGGCGGAGCGAACTGAGGAAGACATCGAGATCCTGCTGGAATTCACGCAACATCTAAAGGCATTCACGAACATGACCTTGGCCGTGAGACGTGCACTCTGTGCGGTGATGGTATTTGCGGTGGTGGAGAGCGCCGGAATGATTGTGCTGACTGATGGGGAGGAATTAGATAGTTGGAGTGTACTGATAAATGGTGCTGTTGAAATAGAACACAGCAATGGTGAAATTGAGCAATTGCATCTTGGTGATAGTTTTGGAATTCTGCCAACAATGGAGCGATTGCTACATCGAGGAGTTATGCGGACCAA GTGCAATGACTGCCAATTTGTCTGTGTGACACAAGCTGATTATTTTCGAATCCAACATCAAGGGGAAGAAAATACGAGGCGACATGAAGAGAACGGCCGGGTGATTTTGGTAACCGAGTTAAGAGGAGCTCTTGACGGCGGCACCAGGCGCGGACATGTGGTGATCCGTGGGACACCTGAACGGCTTATGCTACAGCTTATCGAAGAAAACAGTATTACGGACCCGACGTACGTCGAAGACTTCCTGCTCACTCATCGAACGTTCATCGACAGCCCGCTGCTGGTCGCTGATCAATTACTCGAGTGGTTCGCACAGCCACAAGTTAAAGATCGCGTCGCACGTGTCGTACTGCTCTGGGTGAATAATCACTTTACGGACTTTGAAACAGATCCGGCGATGATGGAATTTTTAGAAGCATTCGAGGCAGGCCTTGAGCGTGAAAAAATGCAGGGTCAGCagag ATTATTGAACATTGCATGTGCAGCGAAAGCAAGAACGCGTAATATAACACTCGCGAGGCCGAACAGAGACGAAGTGTTGAACTTCAGTATACTCGGCGGCTACGAACGTGGATTTGGGATATTTATATCTAAAGTCGACAAGCACTCGAAGGCCGAAGACGTTGGACTTAAACGTGGTGACCAAATTTTAGAAGTCAATGGCCAACGTTTTGAGCACGTAAGTCACGCGAGGGCACTTGAAATATTACGTGGCTCAACGCATCTCAGTATTACcgttaaatcaaatttattggcATTCAAAGAAATGCTACAGATGCCAGATAACTCGCCACGGCCGCGTGGCAGAATAAATAAACCAGAAGTACCAAGAATACCAATAGATCCACGCGCGAGGCTGTCAACGCACGTGGATCCTCTGACACCCGGCGGGCAACTGAATCCAATGGTCGGTGGGGTGCCTCTGCTGATACCCGACAATAATGGATCGCCGTGCAAGGATTCGAAAAAAGAGCACAAGGGATTCATGACACTGGGACCAAAACGACGGTTTCAAAAAGCTCTGATGAAAATGAACATATTGCCAAAGAATATTATCAACGACGGTATGCATGCTGATGATTCCCTGGCACCGCCTCACACGCCACCAGGAACGGGACTACAAAATACCACAAATCTTTATCATTCTCGCAGCAATCCCGATTTAACGTCGATATACTGTTACGATGATCTAAGAGCGCCAGATTATCCTGAACACGTACTAAAAGTCTACAAAGCTGATCAGACTTGCAAATATCTCCTTGTCCACAAAGAAACAACGGCCCATGAAGTTGTCATGCTGGCATTGCAGGAGTTTGGTATCACTGAAAGCAGCTCTAATTTCTCGTTGGCTGAAGTAAGTGTCGCTGAAGGTGGAATGATTAAGCAGCGAAGGCTGCCAGATCAGCTGCAGAATTTGGCCGAGAGAATAGGATTAAGTTCCCGGTATTATTTAAAGACCAACGGTATCTCCGAGACACTGGTCGCTGATGAACAGGCGCCAGAGTTGGTGAGAGAATCTCAAGtacattttttacaactaAACGCCGTCGAAGTGGCCATCCAGTTAACGCTCCAGGACTTTAGTATATTCCGTCAGATAGAGTCCACGGAGTACGTTGACGATTTATTTGAACTTAAGAGCCGCTATGGGGTCCCGATGCTCAGTCAATTCGCGGAACTAGTCAACAGAGAAATGTTTTGGGTCGTCACAGAGGTTTGTTCTGAGCACAATCTCGTCAGAcggagtaaaataataaagcaaTTTATAAAGATAGCACGTCAATGTAAagaatgtaaaaatttcaattccatGTTTGCTATCGTCTCGGGACTTGGCCACGGCGCAGTGTCACGTCTGCGCGCTTCCTGGGAAAAATTGCCCAGTAAATATCAAAGATTATTTAGTGATCTTCAAGAACTTATGGATCCAAGCAGAAATATGAGCAAATATCGTCAGCTGGTTGCTTCTGAACAGACACAGCCTCCAATAATTCCATTTTACCCGGTCGTAAAAAAGGATTTGACGTTCATACATCTGGGAAATGACTCGAGAGTCGAAAATCTcgtaaactttgaaaaattgcgtATGATCGCCAAAGAAGTGAGGACACTGACAAATATGTGCTCGTCGCCGTACGATTTGTTGACGATGCTCGAGCGCGGGGGACAGCCTCCGAGTTCCGCGATGGTTGCGCTCAATCAAATGACGACGGGTAATCAGGGCGGACAGACGGCGACAGTTAAGCGACGCAAAAAATCCGCAGCGGCGCCAAAtccgaaaaaaatgtttgaagaAGCTCAGATGGTGAGACGGGTCAAGGCTTACTTGGCCAACATGAAGGTCACCACAGATGAGGAACGTTTGCACGCTTTGTCAGTTGACTGTGAACCACATGCGGGCGCGGTAGCTATCGCTGCGGCAGTTCCTCTATCAGGAAGTCGAGGTAGACGGCATCCTTCACCCACACTCTCTACTACTAGTAGTGCCAGTAGCACCAGTGAAGGCAGAAAAAGTATACAAg gtACAAAATTCGGAGCAGCATCTCCACAAGCCGTACGAAAGATGCTGGCTCTATCAGATCCACACAAAACCCGACCTTACCAACCTAAACACTGTCCCGTGCTTCCAGTACCGGGTCTGGCTTTGCACTCGAGCGGACTGGAGCCGAGTCCCGGTGCGCCGAGAAGAGTAGGCTCTGGTAGCCGTATGCCGATGCACGAAAGGTCACACAGCGATACACCCTCGGGTTTGCCAGCTCCAGTTGATCTTAGCGCTGAAAGCAGCAGTGTCACTAGTCTTAGCAATTTACAACCTTTGAGAAAGACACTGACAAGTG GTTCGGTGACGAGCAGTGACAGTGGTCACAGTACACAGTTGGATAGCCACAGCGGGAGCAGCGTCGAAGCTGGTGGGAGCCCTCCACCGCCCCAGAGACGGCATTTATCAATGCAAG GTTGCACAGGAGCTGGCATTGGACTTGGAACAGGACTGCCGGGGCCGATGCACCATAGCGCCGGCACGACTTCCTTTATGCTTGCCGGGAATAAT
- the LOC103578822 gene encoding rap guanine nucleotide exchange factor 2 isoform X6 has protein sequence MIVIDYSEVHGRMHRPPHPHPIADHRQVNLVFDDTFAPGLTGRPELYQKSNRSSHSSDTSSAYSGSDTMTSVQGSLDADNDEVDFSGLVESIVDSDEEEDLAESMDSLTVRDTVRECLEKDPAERTEEDIEILLEFTQHLKAFTNMTLAVRRALCAVMVFAVVESAGMIVLTDGEELDSWSVLINGAVEIEHSNGEIEQLHLGDSFGILPTMERLLHRGVMRTKCNDCQFVCVTQADYFRIQHQGEENTRRHEENGRVILVTELRGALDGGTRRGHVVIRGTPERLMLQLIEENSITDPTYVEDFLLTHRTFIDSPLLVADQLLEWFAQPQVKDRVARVVLLWVNNHFTDFETDPAMMEFLEAFEAGLEREKMQGQQRLLNIACAAKARTRNITLARPNRDEVLNFSILGGYERGFGIFISKVDKHSKAEDVGLKRGDQILEVNGQRFEHVSHARALEILRGSTHLSITVKSNLLAFKEMLQMPDNSPRPRGRINKPEVPRIPIDPRARLSTHVDPLTPGGQLNPMVGGVPLLIPDNNGSPCKDSKKEHKGFMTLGPKRRFQKALMKMNILPKNIINDGMHADDSLAPPHTPPGTGLQNTTNLYHSRSNPDLTSIYCYDDLRAPDYPEHVLKVYKADQTCKYLLVHKETTAHEVVMLALQEFGITESSSNFSLAEVSVAEGGMIKQRRLPDQLQNLAERIGLSSRYYLKTNGISETLVADEQAPELVRESQVHFLQLNAVEVAIQLTLQDFSIFRQIESTEYVDDLFELKSRYGVPMLSQFAELVNREMFWVVTEVCSEHNLVRRSKIIKQFIKIARQCKECKNFNSMFAIVSGLGHGAVSRLRASWEKLPSKYQRLFSDLQELMDPSRNMSKYRQLVASEQTQPPIIPFYPVVKKDLTFIHLGNDSRVENLVNFEKLRMIAKEVRTLTNMCSSPYDLLTMLERGGQPPSSAMVALNQMTTGNQGGQTATVKRRKKSAAAPNPKKMFEEAQMVRRVKAYLANMKVTTDEERLHALSVDCEPHAGAVAIAAAVPLSGSRGRRHPSPTLSTTSSASSTSEGRKSIQGTKFGAASPQAVRKMLALSDPHKTRPYQPKHCPVLPVPGLALHSSGLEPSPGAPRRVGSGSRMPMHERSHSDTPSGLPAPVDLSAESSSVTSLSNLQPLRKTLTSGSVTSSDSGHSTQLDSHSGSSVEAGGSPPPPQRRHLSMQGCTGAGIGLGTGLPGPMHHSAGTTSFMLAGNNSMVQRSTAVAGPGQCRQPPAYKVAAQMARLHRLGRAHSHEGVTYRTSHEDDDDEAQVSAV, from the exons ATGATTGTC ATCGACTATTCGGAAGTGCACGGAAGGATGCATCGACCTCCGCATCCTCATCCCATTGCCGACCATCGGCAGGTCAATTTGGTCTTCGACGATAcg TTCGCACCGGGCCTGACTGGCAGGCCGGAGCTCTACCAAAAGTCAAACAGAAGCAGCCATTCGAGTGACACGAGCTCGGCGTACAGCGGATCAGACACGATGACATCGGTTCAGGGATCTTTGGACGCAGACAACGACGAGGTCGACTTCTCTGGCCTCGTCGAGTCGATAGTAGACAGCGATGAGGAGGAAGATCTCGCTGAGAGCATGGAT AGCCTAACCGTTCGCGATACCGTGCGTGAGTGCCTGGAAAAAGACCCGGCGGAGCGAACTGAGGAAGACATCGAGATCCTGCTGGAATTCACGCAACATCTAAAGGCATTCACGAACATGACCTTGGCCGTGAGACGTGCACTCTGTGCGGTGATGGTATTTGCGGTGGTGGAGAGCGCCGGAATGATTGTGCTGACTGATGGGGAGGAATTAGATAGTTGGAGTGTACTGATAAATGGTGCTGTTGAAATAGAACACAGCAATGGTGAAATTGAGCAATTGCATCTTGGTGATAGTTTTGGAATTCTGCCAACAATGGAGCGATTGCTACATCGAGGAGTTATGCGGACCAA GTGCAATGACTGCCAATTTGTCTGTGTGACACAAGCTGATTATTTTCGAATCCAACATCAAGGGGAAGAAAATACGAGGCGACATGAAGAGAACGGCCGGGTGATTTTGGTAACCGAGTTAAGAGGAGCTCTTGACGGCGGCACCAGGCGCGGACATGTGGTGATCCGTGGGACACCTGAACGGCTTATGCTACAGCTTATCGAAGAAAACAGTATTACGGACCCGACGTACGTCGAAGACTTCCTGCTCACTCATCGAACGTTCATCGACAGCCCGCTGCTGGTCGCTGATCAATTACTCGAGTGGTTCGCACAGCCACAAGTTAAAGATCGCGTCGCACGTGTCGTACTGCTCTGGGTGAATAATCACTTTACGGACTTTGAAACAGATCCGGCGATGATGGAATTTTTAGAAGCATTCGAGGCAGGCCTTGAGCGTGAAAAAATGCAGGGTCAGCagag ATTATTGAACATTGCATGTGCAGCGAAAGCAAGAACGCGTAATATAACACTCGCGAGGCCGAACAGAGACGAAGTGTTGAACTTCAGTATACTCGGCGGCTACGAACGTGGATTTGGGATATTTATATCTAAAGTCGACAAGCACTCGAAGGCCGAAGACGTTGGACTTAAACGTGGTGACCAAATTTTAGAAGTCAATGGCCAACGTTTTGAGCACGTAAGTCACGCGAGGGCACTTGAAATATTACGTGGCTCAACGCATCTCAGTATTACcgttaaatcaaatttattggcATTCAAAGAAATGCTACAGATGCCAGATAACTCGCCACGGCCGCGTGGCAGAATAAATAAACCAGAAGTACCAAGAATACCAATAGATCCACGCGCGAGGCTGTCAACGCACGTGGATCCTCTGACACCCGGCGGGCAACTGAATCCAATGGTCGGTGGGGTGCCTCTGCTGATACCCGACAATAATGGATCGCCGTGCAAGGATTCGAAAAAAGAGCACAAGGGATTCATGACACTGGGACCAAAACGACGGTTTCAAAAAGCTCTGATGAAAATGAACATATTGCCAAAGAATATTATCAACGACGGTATGCATGCTGATGATTCCCTGGCACCGCCTCACACGCCACCAGGAACGGGACTACAAAATACCACAAATCTTTATCATTCTCGCAGCAATCCCGATTTAACGTCGATATACTGTTACGATGATCTAAGAGCGCCAGATTATCCTGAACACGTACTAAAAGTCTACAAAGCTGATCAGACTTGCAAATATCTCCTTGTCCACAAAGAAACAACGGCCCATGAAGTTGTCATGCTGGCATTGCAGGAGTTTGGTATCACTGAAAGCAGCTCTAATTTCTCGTTGGCTGAAGTAAGTGTCGCTGAAGGTGGAATGATTAAGCAGCGAAGGCTGCCAGATCAGCTGCAGAATTTGGCCGAGAGAATAGGATTAAGTTCCCGGTATTATTTAAAGACCAACGGTATCTCCGAGACACTGGTCGCTGATGAACAGGCGCCAGAGTTGGTGAGAGAATCTCAAGtacattttttacaactaAACGCCGTCGAAGTGGCCATCCAGTTAACGCTCCAGGACTTTAGTATATTCCGTCAGATAGAGTCCACGGAGTACGTTGACGATTTATTTGAACTTAAGAGCCGCTATGGGGTCCCGATGCTCAGTCAATTCGCGGAACTAGTCAACAGAGAAATGTTTTGGGTCGTCACAGAGGTTTGTTCTGAGCACAATCTCGTCAGAcggagtaaaataataaagcaaTTTATAAAGATAGCACGTCAATGTAAagaatgtaaaaatttcaattccatGTTTGCTATCGTCTCGGGACTTGGCCACGGCGCAGTGTCACGTCTGCGCGCTTCCTGGGAAAAATTGCCCAGTAAATATCAAAGATTATTTAGTGATCTTCAAGAACTTATGGATCCAAGCAGAAATATGAGCAAATATCGTCAGCTGGTTGCTTCTGAACAGACACAGCCTCCAATAATTCCATTTTACCCGGTCGTAAAAAAGGATTTGACGTTCATACATCTGGGAAATGACTCGAGAGTCGAAAATCTcgtaaactttgaaaaattgcgtATGATCGCCAAAGAAGTGAGGACACTGACAAATATGTGCTCGTCGCCGTACGATTTGTTGACGATGCTCGAGCGCGGGGGACAGCCTCCGAGTTCCGCGATGGTTGCGCTCAATCAAATGACGACGGGTAATCAGGGCGGACAGACGGCGACAGTTAAGCGACGCAAAAAATCCGCAGCGGCGCCAAAtccgaaaaaaatgtttgaagaAGCTCAGATGGTGAGACGGGTCAAGGCTTACTTGGCCAACATGAAGGTCACCACAGATGAGGAACGTTTGCACGCTTTGTCAGTTGACTGTGAACCACATGCGGGCGCGGTAGCTATCGCTGCGGCAGTTCCTCTATCAGGAAGTCGAGGTAGACGGCATCCTTCACCCACACTCTCTACTACTAGTAGTGCCAGTAGCACCAGTGAAGGCAGAAAAAGTATACAAg gtACAAAATTCGGAGCAGCATCTCCACAAGCCGTACGAAAGATGCTGGCTCTATCAGATCCACACAAAACCCGACCTTACCAACCTAAACACTGTCCCGTGCTTCCAGTACCGGGTCTGGCTTTGCACTCGAGCGGACTGGAGCCGAGTCCCGGTGCGCCGAGAAGAGTAGGCTCTGGTAGCCGTATGCCGATGCACGAAAGGTCACACAGCGATACACCCTCGGGTTTGCCAGCTCCAGTTGATCTTAGCGCTGAAAGCAGCAGTGTCACTAGTCTTAGCAATTTACAACCTTTGAGAAAGACACTGACAAGTG GTTCGGTGACGAGCAGTGACAGTGGTCACAGTACACAGTTGGATAGCCACAGCGGGAGCAGCGTCGAAGCTGGTGGGAGCCCTCCACCGCCCCAGAGACGGCATTTATCAATGCAAG GTTGCACAGGAGCTGGCATTGGACTTGGAACAGGACTGCCGGGGCCGATGCACCATAGCGCCGGCACGACTTCCTTTATGCTTGCCGGGAATAAT